A stretch of the Geovibrio thiophilus genome encodes the following:
- a CDS encoding ArsR/SmtB family transcription factor, which translates to MDIKMKNAESRVKILKALADESRLKILMLLQIRPLCVCEINYMMEIALSTISAHLKVLKKAGLINDCKEGRWITYSLTEDEYSLRLLTLCSEGIDFSAEKKKLAGADRIMCAEKLYE; encoded by the coding sequence ATGGATATAAAAATGAAAAATGCGGAATCAAGAGTAAAAATACTTAAGGCATTAGCGGACGAAAGCAGACTTAAAATACTGATGCTGCTTCAAATACGCCCTCTATGCGTTTGCGAGATAAATTATATGATGGAGATAGCGCTCTCGACTATCTCCGCACATCTCAAGGTGCTGAAAAAAGCCGGGCTCATTAATGACTGCAAAGAGGGGCGCTGGATAACTTACAGTCTCACCGAAGATGAGTATTCTTTGCGGCTTCTGACATTGTGCTCAGAAGGAATAGACTTCTCAGCCGAGAAGAAAAAGCTCGCAGGGGCAGACAGGATAATGTGCGCCGAAAAGCTTTATGAATAA
- a CDS encoding thioredoxin family protein produces the protein MIIKVLGPGCRNCQTVHENVLKAVEELERTDITVEYIKDTTEISKYIMATPGVVIDEVVVHEGKPLPTVDIIKEMITDEEYDFGDGESSGGCGCGGCGC, from the coding sequence ATGATTATAAAAGTTCTCGGACCCGGATGCCGCAACTGCCAGACTGTTCATGAAAACGTGCTCAAAGCTGTTGAAGAGCTTGAACGCACTGATATTACAGTGGAATACATTAAGGATACGACGGAAATATCGAAATATATAATGGCAACCCCCGGTGTCGTGATAGACGAAGTTGTGGTGCATGAAGGCAAGCCGCTCCCCACTGTGGATATAATAAAGGAAATGATAACAGACGAGGAATATGACTTCGGCGACGGCGAAAGCTCAGGCGGATGCGGGTGCGGCGGGTGCGGATGCTGA
- a CDS encoding PAS domain S-box protein: MDSRRSTEEKSVSAYRGGYSYTPKNFLNDEQRFSERIFLVIDALSGQVLDASAAALRFYGYSFERITSMKITEINTLPYFVVMKKRLDAARKPKSNFIFPHRLADGRVKDVEVISSVLIMEGRKCLLSEIKDITENNLATG; this comes from the coding sequence ATGGACAGCCGCAGAAGCACTGAAGAAAAGTCCGTTTCCGCATATAGAGGCGGATACTCTTACACTCCTAAAAACTTTTTAAACGATGAGCAGCGCTTTTCAGAGCGCATTTTTCTTGTGATTGATGCTCTCAGCGGGCAGGTTCTTGATGCCAGCGCAGCAGCCTTGCGTTTTTACGGCTACTCTTTTGAACGCATCACATCAATGAAGATAACAGAAATAAACACTCTTCCCTATTTTGTTGTGATGAAAAAAAGGCTGGACGCCGCCAGAAAACCGAAAAGCAATTTCATATTCCCCCACAGGCTCGCTGACGGAAGAGTTAAGGATGTGGAGGTCATTTCGAGCGTGCTGATCATGGAAGGGAGAAAATGCCTCCTGTCCGAGATTAAGGATATTACGGAAAATAATCTCGCAACGGGCTGA
- a CDS encoding ATP-binding protein: MKNTINLSFRPDLSVIADECEKLETVLTEAGVDSSPALKVRCIAHEFLVNVVRHGKPCGETEEITLDIDIHDDSIELHFTDSGMEWMPDHKVLRHPFHYSSDDDLYAPSGKGLRLIGAMCRAYRMFRYKGRNHTSISVELK; the protein is encoded by the coding sequence ATGAAAAATACAATAAATCTTTCCTTCAGACCGGATCTTTCGGTGATTGCGGATGAATGTGAAAAGCTTGAGACTGTTCTGACCGAAGCCGGAGTTGACAGTTCTCCGGCGCTGAAGGTGCGCTGTATTGCTCATGAGTTTCTTGTTAATGTGGTCAGACACGGAAAGCCCTGCGGGGAGACGGAAGAGATTACTCTTGATATTGATATACACGATGACAGCATAGAGCTGCATTTCACCGACAGCGGTATGGAGTGGATGCCCGATCACAAAGTGCTCAGGCATCCCTTCCATTATAGCTCCGATGATGATCTTTATGCCCCTTCAGGCAAAGGACTCAGGCTTATCGGAGCCATGTGCCGTGCCTACCGCATGTTCAGATATAAAGGCAGGAATCACACGTCTATCTCAGTGGAACTGAAATAG
- a CDS encoding permease: MKERNIFLTLAALFGFIYFVPFSSPKVSGAILESFYLLQDYVREHTLTCLIPALFIAGAMSIMISQASVVKYFGAKAKRVTAYGVASVSGSILAVCSCTVLPLFAGIYSRGAGIGPAIAFAYSGPAINILAIVLTARVLGAEMGIARALGSVVFAVTIGLIMALIFRDKAKTQSSPKRAQAARSPRSAGMTVLFFAVMSVGLVFATWAKPDSESGIIFSLIYSLKWYLAGLSLIATAVLAFTIMDGSERRTWMEETWSYSKMIIPLLFIGVLAAGFLLGRPGHEGVLNSSLIESLVGGNSLRAVLTASVIGAFMYFATLTEIPILQGLIGAGMGKGPALALLLAGPALSLPSMLVIRSVIGTKKTAVYVLLVIAMSTAAGMIYGKF, from the coding sequence ATGAAAGAAAGAAATATATTCCTTACATTGGCAGCCCTGTTCGGGTTCATCTACTTTGTTCCGTTTTCATCACCGAAGGTTTCGGGTGCTATACTGGAGTCCTTTTATCTGCTTCAGGACTATGTGAGGGAGCATACCCTCACCTGCCTTATCCCCGCTCTTTTCATAGCCGGAGCTATGAGTATTATGATCTCACAGGCGTCTGTGGTCAAGTATTTCGGTGCGAAAGCGAAAAGAGTCACGGCGTACGGGGTTGCCTCCGTTTCCGGAAGTATACTCGCTGTCTGCTCCTGCACAGTTCTGCCCCTATTCGCGGGGATATATTCAAGAGGTGCGGGAATAGGTCCGGCGATTGCTTTCGCTTACTCGGGTCCTGCCATAAACATACTTGCTATTGTCCTCACCGCCAGAGTTCTCGGCGCTGAAATGGGGATAGCACGTGCTCTCGGTTCCGTGGTGTTCGCGGTGACAATAGGGCTTATTATGGCGCTTATATTCAGGGATAAGGCAAAAACGCAGAGCTCTCCAAAACGGGCTCAGGCTGCCCGCTCACCCCGTTCCGCAGGCATGACTGTTCTCTTTTTTGCAGTGATGAGCGTCGGGCTGGTGTTTGCCACATGGGCAAAGCCGGATTCCGAAAGCGGGATTATTTTTTCTTTGATATACTCTTTGAAATGGTATCTGGCAGGACTGAGCCTCATAGCAACAGCGGTTCTCGCGTTTACTATTATGGACGGCTCCGAACGCAGAACATGGATGGAAGAAACGTGGTCTTACTCAAAAATGATAATTCCCCTGCTGTTCATCGGAGTTCTGGCAGCAGGCTTCCTTCTCGGCAGACCCGGGCATGAGGGTGTGCTTAACTCTTCACTCATAGAAAGTCTGGTAGGCGGAAACAGTCTCAGGGCAGTCCTTACAGCCTCTGTGATAGGTGCGTTCATGTATTTTGCCACCCTGACGGAGATACCTATTCTTCAGGGGCTCATAGGCGCCGGGATGGGAAAAGGTCCCGCTCTTGCCCTGCTGCTTGCGGGTCCAGCCCTAAGCCTACCCAGCATGCTGGTTATCAGGAGTGTTATAGGAACAAAAAAAACTGCGGTGTATGTTCTGCTGGTGATAGCCATGTCCACGGCCGCAGGTATGATATACGGAAAATTTTAA
- a CDS encoding beta strand repeat-containing protein: protein MSLRKVLVFILSALSLTLAACSGGSSGGGGNDGTVRLENIVISPPSASIIIGRTAQLEAVALYSDDTSADITTSIDTDWSSSDNAIATVSNTGLVTGIASGTVTVTAEYKNVTKSATVLVGDGEILIGVSVTPTKPTLSLGSSTQLTATGVYHNTALGKLTKDITETAVWVSSASSVAGVNNNSGDKGFVLSASAGTANVTASLGGFEGTAVITVSNATLQRVEIEPDEPVNAAGATRQMILVGYYSDGTTRDVTSEATWVSQSTSVATVSNASGSKGLVNTLTVGTSVIVAAVGSITDTTTIHVEPISVTSIDITPAVVSLASGTTVQLTATGTYSDGSTQDITADAVWTTSNGARAAVSGGLVTGVSVGTANITAAVGSVSRSAAVTVTAAALSSIEITPPVASIANGFDQQFTATGIYTDGSTADITETAVWDSSNGAVATVSNTAGTKGLASSLSAGSTQITASVGMISSGASTLTVTPATVQSIQITPEAPSVPNGLTQQFTATATYSNNTTMDVTALVTWSVGNPVASISNAAGTKGMAYTIAQGTTVITAALGGLSDTTNFTVTPAVLNTVQVTPLTVSMSKGSTQQFTATGIYSDNTNVNITSAVTWASTNAAAASVSNAAGTNGLVTAVNTGTATVSATLDSVTGTSAVTVTAVSLTHISVTPASSNVALGATQQLTAIGIYSDFSTQDITELVTWSSSDASTAAVSNAAGSKGLVTGLAEGMINITASLSGATGTAGVTVNPAALTSIVLNPIMVNSLPVGSTRQFLATGYYSDGSSMDVTTIAAWSSSSTARATVSNAAGSKGLVTAISAGTTNITAAIGTVTSANAPVTVTTAALVAINITPAAPSAYEGTTVQFTATGVYTDGTSTDITTAVTWISDNPAVASISNAAGTKGLATAIANNATPVTIIAYLSGAAGSTTLKVDAATLTSIAITPAGASVAMGNSQQFTATGTYSTGFTADITEQVTWTLGDYSIASISNTAGSRGFAVSVAQGSTTVTAILGSVTSPSVTLTVNPATLTSITVTPAPFSVVVGETVQLTAIGHYSNGSTAIVTDTANWVSLMTSRATVGNAAGVNKGLVTGVVAGSTSITASIGAVSGSANVTVTGYAITSISLTPDPATIANGATQQYTAIATYTNGSTEDITSAAGTTWSSNDTGIAAVNATGLATGDAVNDGTVTITVNKAGVSQTASLTVN from the coding sequence GTGAGTCTCAGAAAAGTCCTTGTGTTTATCCTTTCAGCTTTGTCGTTAACGCTTGCTGCATGCAGCGGCGGAAGCAGCGGAGGCGGAGGAAATGACGGAACAGTCAGGCTGGAGAATATAGTTATCAGCCCTCCTTCCGCCAGTATAATAATCGGACGCACGGCGCAGCTTGAGGCTGTTGCTCTTTACTCGGATGATACGAGTGCGGATATAACCACAAGCATAGACACCGACTGGAGTTCATCCGACAATGCCATTGCCACAGTCAGCAATACGGGGCTTGTCACGGGAATTGCAAGCGGAACAGTCACTGTTACTGCTGAATACAAAAATGTCACAAAATCAGCAACTGTTCTCGTGGGGGACGGTGAAATCCTCATAGGCGTATCAGTAACTCCCACTAAACCGACTCTTTCTCTCGGCTCCTCCACCCAGCTTACCGCAACCGGAGTCTATCATAATACCGCCCTCGGCAAGCTGACCAAGGACATAACCGAAACAGCAGTATGGGTAAGCTCTGCCTCCTCTGTCGCCGGTGTTAACAACAACAGCGGAGATAAGGGCTTTGTTCTGTCAGCATCTGCCGGAACAGCAAACGTTACAGCCTCTCTCGGCGGTTTTGAAGGCACGGCAGTCATAACCGTGAGCAATGCGACACTGCAAAGAGTCGAGATCGAGCCCGATGAACCCGTTAACGCCGCAGGCGCAACCAGACAGATGATTCTTGTGGGCTATTATTCTGACGGCACCACAAGAGATGTAACATCCGAAGCTACATGGGTTTCCCAAAGTACGTCAGTAGCAACAGTGAGCAACGCATCCGGCTCAAAAGGGCTTGTAAACACGCTTACTGTGGGAACATCCGTAATTGTTGCCGCAGTGGGCTCAATCACTGATACCACAACAATTCACGTTGAACCGATCAGCGTTACCTCCATAGACATAACCCCCGCAGTAGTGAGCCTCGCCTCAGGAACAACTGTTCAGCTTACAGCTACAGGCACATATTCCGACGGCAGTACGCAGGACATAACAGCGGATGCTGTGTGGACAACATCAAACGGCGCAAGGGCTGCGGTTTCAGGCGGTCTTGTGACCGGCGTATCCGTCGGTACGGCTAATATAACAGCCGCAGTGGGCTCTGTGTCACGTTCCGCAGCAGTAACAGTGACAGCCGCCGCTCTTTCATCCATAGAGATAACCCCGCCTGTGGCTTCAATAGCGAACGGCTTTGATCAACAGTTTACGGCAACAGGAATATACACAGACGGAAGCACGGCGGACATAACAGAAACCGCGGTTTGGGATTCATCAAACGGCGCAGTTGCTACCGTGAGCAACACTGCGGGCACAAAAGGGCTTGCCTCGTCTCTCTCTGCGGGTTCAACACAGATAACCGCCTCAGTGGGCATGATAAGCAGCGGGGCATCTACCCTCACTGTGACACCTGCCACTGTGCAGTCTATCCAGATAACTCCCGAAGCTCCGTCCGTACCCAATGGGCTTACTCAGCAGTTTACGGCGACAGCCACATATTCCAATAACACCACAATGGATGTGACAGCCCTTGTAACATGGTCGGTGGGCAACCCCGTTGCCTCTATAAGCAACGCTGCGGGAACCAAGGGCATGGCATATACTATTGCGCAGGGTACAACGGTTATCACAGCAGCTCTGGGCGGATTGAGCGATACAACAAACTTTACGGTAACTCCCGCCGTGCTGAATACGGTTCAGGTTACTCCTCTTACGGTCAGTATGTCCAAGGGCAGCACTCAGCAGTTCACCGCAACAGGCATATACTCCGATAATACGAATGTTAATATAACCTCGGCAGTTACATGGGCATCCACAAATGCGGCTGCTGCCTCAGTAAGCAACGCAGCAGGCACAAACGGTCTTGTAACTGCTGTCAACACCGGAACGGCAACAGTCTCAGCGACTCTTGACAGTGTGACGGGAACATCCGCTGTTACAGTCACAGCGGTTTCTCTGACCCACATATCCGTTACCCCTGCCTCTTCAAATGTAGCCCTAGGCGCCACGCAGCAGTTGACGGCAATAGGCATATATTCGGATTTCTCAACTCAGGATATTACAGAGCTTGTCACATGGAGCTCATCAGACGCATCTACAGCCGCTGTCAGCAATGCGGCAGGAAGCAAAGGGCTTGTGACAGGTCTTGCCGAAGGAATGATAAATATCACTGCATCGCTAAGCGGTGCAACAGGCACGGCAGGAGTTACCGTCAACCCTGCGGCGCTTACTTCCATAGTCCTCAACCCGATAATGGTGAACAGCCTCCCCGTGGGCAGCACAAGGCAGTTCCTCGCAACAGGCTATTATTCTGACGGTTCATCCATGGATGTGACTACTATTGCCGCATGGAGCTCAAGCTCAACAGCCAGAGCGACAGTGAGCAACGCCGCGGGCAGCAAAGGGCTTGTAACCGCAATATCCGCAGGTACGACAAACATAACCGCCGCAATTGGCACGGTGACATCCGCCAACGCTCCCGTTACCGTCACCACAGCGGCACTGGTGGCGATAAATATCACGCCTGCGGCTCCGTCAGCCTATGAGGGCACGACTGTTCAGTTCACCGCTACAGGCGTATATACAGACGGTACAAGTACGGATATAACCACGGCAGTTACTTGGATTTCCGATAACCCCGCCGTTGCCTCAATCAGCAACGCTGCCGGAACAAAAGGGCTTGCGACCGCTATAGCCAATAACGCGACACCTGTTACTATAATCGCTTATCTCTCCGGCGCTGCGGGCTCAACGACACTCAAGGTGGACGCGGCAACGCTGACATCAATTGCAATAACTCCTGCGGGCGCTTCCGTGGCTATGGGCAACAGTCAGCAGTTCACCGCCACAGGAACATATTCCACAGGCTTCACTGCGGATATTACCGAACAGGTGACATGGACACTCGGTGACTACTCCATAGCTTCCATAAGCAACACAGCAGGCTCCAGAGGGTTTGCTGTGTCCGTGGCGCAGGGTTCGACGACTGTCACAGCCATACTCGGCAGCGTGACATCTCCGTCTGTGACACTGACTGTCAATCCGGCTACGCTCACAAGCATAACCGTTACCCCTGCTCCTTTCTCGGTTGTGGTGGGTGAAACAGTCCAGCTCACAGCAATAGGACATTATTCCAACGGAAGCACGGCTATAGTAACCGATACGGCGAACTGGGTATCCCTCATGACATCCCGTGCCACTGTCGGCAATGCGGCAGGGGTTAATAAAGGCTTGGTTACCGGCGTTGTCGCGGGCTCCACTTCAATCACTGCTTCTATCGGCGCTGTAAGCGGTTCCGCTAACGTTACTGTGACAGGCTACGCTATTACGTCAATATCCCTTACTCCGGATCCAGCGACCATCGCCAACGGTGCTACTCAGCAGTATACGGCTATTGCCACATACACAAACGGTTCCACCGAGGACATAACAAGCGCGGCAGGTACGACTTGGTCAAGCAATGATACTGGTATCGCTGCGGTAAACGCAACAGGGCTGGCAACAGGCGATGCGGTAAATGACGGAACAGTCACCATAACTGTTAATAAAGCAGGAGTGTCACAGACTGCCTCACTGACGGTTAATTAG
- a CDS encoding sigma-54-dependent transcriptional regulator — MDIYRIMLVDDDLSHLEYTARIIEKNFTQKPVCVNDSRTVLSTLSEGGFCLILLDLNMPHINGLELLTDINFRFPEIPVVIVTAAEDSETVVSAVRQGAFDYVTKASGKNRLIAAVSKAVKHYFTMKELDKLKEEFFDPADDSAISQKFVTNSSRMARIFSYMKNIAPTPTPVLITGETGVGKELIAELIYDMSGMKGRMVKVNVSGLDDTVFSDTLFGHVKGAFTGADGMREGLVKSAENGVLFLDEIGDLEQSSQVKLLRLLQDNSYYPLGSDNVRQVNTKIVAATNRDLKAMSETGEFRKDLYYRLMFHNIIIPPLRERKEDIFPVTEHLLAEIAERYSIPKPSITAPALMLMSGYDYPGNVRELEGIMYDMVAETHPEIIDEKIVADYFRRKGLKLEIQNEITGLADRLEIAYRGAFPTVKELSDHLIQMALDEAEGNISKAAQLLGINRQTIYRHLSEQ; from the coding sequence ATGGATATTTACAGAATAATGTTGGTCGATGATGACCTGTCACACCTTGAATATACCGCGCGTATTATAGAGAAAAACTTCACCCAGAAGCCTGTCTGCGTCAATGACAGCCGCACTGTGCTCAGCACTCTGTCTGAGGGAGGCTTTTGCCTTATCCTTCTCGATCTGAACATGCCGCACATAAACGGACTGGAACTCCTTACGGACATCAATTTCAGATTTCCGGAAATTCCCGTTGTTATAGTTACCGCCGCAGAGGACTCCGAAACAGTTGTCTCCGCCGTGCGTCAGGGAGCTTTTGATTATGTTACGAAGGCGTCCGGCAAAAACAGGCTGATAGCCGCTGTTTCAAAGGCTGTGAAGCACTATTTCACCATGAAGGAACTGGACAAGCTTAAGGAAGAGTTTTTTGATCCGGCGGACGACAGCGCAATATCACAGAAATTTGTAACCAACAGTTCACGTATGGCGAGAATTTTCAGCTATATGAAAAATATAGCCCCTACTCCCACTCCTGTTCTCATCACAGGGGAAACCGGGGTCGGCAAGGAGCTCATAGCCGAGCTTATATACGATATGTCCGGCATGAAGGGGCGCATGGTGAAAGTAAATGTCTCCGGCTTGGATGATACCGTGTTCTCGGATACCCTGTTCGGGCATGTAAAAGGAGCCTTCACCGGAGCGGACGGAATGAGGGAAGGGCTTGTAAAATCCGCTGAAAACGGAGTGCTTTTCCTTGATGAGATAGGCGATTTGGAACAAAGCTCTCAGGTTAAGCTGCTGAGGCTCCTTCAGGATAACTCATACTACCCTCTCGGGTCGGATAATGTGCGTCAGGTGAATACAAAAATAGTAGCCGCCACAAACAGAGACCTGAAAGCCATGAGTGAAACAGGGGAATTCCGCAAGGATCTGTACTACAGGCTTATGTTCCATAATATAATAATTCCGCCGCTCAGAGAGCGCAAAGAGGACATATTTCCCGTTACGGAGCATCTTCTTGCGGAAATCGCTGAAAGATACAGTATACCCAAGCCCTCTATCACGGCGCCGGCGCTTATGCTTATGTCCGGCTATGATTATCCGGGCAACGTGAGAGAGCTTGAAGGCATAATGTATGATATGGTTGCGGAAACTCATCCGGAAATAATAGATGAGAAGATTGTTGCGGATTATTTCAGGCGGAAGGGGCTGAAGCTTGAAATTCAGAATGAAATCACCGGACTTGCCGACAGGCTGGAAATAGCCTACAGGGGAGCGTTCCCGACAGTAAAAGAGCTCAGCGACCACCTCATACAGATGGCGCTGGACGAGGCTGAGGGAAACATCTCAAAAGCGGCGCAGCTTTTAGGCATAAACAGACAGACTATCTACAGGCACCTGTCAGAGCAGTAG
- a CDS encoding arsenate reductase ArsC: MKKRVLFICIHNSARSQMAEAFLNRMAPDRFHAESAGLEPGGLNPFVVKVMADVGIDISGNSTNAVADYLREGRKYDYVIAVCDKEAAERCPIFPGSGDKMHWAFRDPSSFQGSDEEKLSFAAAVRDEIRQKIEDWLKTV; encoded by the coding sequence ATGAAAAAAAGGGTTCTTTTTATCTGCATTCACAACAGCGCGAGAAGCCAGATGGCGGAAGCCTTTCTTAACCGCATGGCTCCGGACAGGTTCCATGCGGAAAGCGCAGGACTGGAACCGGGCGGGCTTAACCCCTTCGTTGTAAAAGTCATGGCGGATGTCGGCATAGATATATCCGGCAACAGCACAAACGCAGTCGCAGACTATCTCAGAGAAGGAAGAAAATACGATTATGTTATAGCCGTATGCGACAAAGAAGCCGCAGAGCGCTGCCCTATTTTCCCCGGCTCGGGTGATAAAATGCACTGGGCATTCAGAGATCCTTCGTCATTTCAGGGAAGTGATGAAGAGAAACTCAGTTTTGCCGCCGCTGTGCGTGATGAGATAAGGCAGAAAATTGAGGACTGGCTGAAAACAGTCTAA